GCGAAGACCCTGGCGGTGAACAACCGAACGCGTCTCCTGGGTAATTACCTGATCATTATTATTGACTACATCAAGCAGCTCATCAGACATAAGGATATTGTATTCGTTAAATACAAGGGCGCAAAATGAACTTTTGCGCCCTTTAGTTTTTTTAGGTCCTGACTACTTTGAGAAGTAATCCACCACCTGGCTCACATGCAAGACACCATCAAAGTTCAGAGTCTTGTCACCCTTGCTCAGCTTGCCTTTCTCACCATCGGGGTCACCCAGGCAGGTGACGATGATATCTCCAGAAGAGACATCCTCCTTCTCCGTGTAAGAATTGGTGGTCACCAGTACTTTTGCACCGGCAGCTTTGCCTGCCAGAACGCCATTCTTCGAATCTTCAACGATAAAAATCTCTTCCGGCTTCAATCCCAGGCGGCTGAGGGCCAGGTTGTAGATCTCAGGATCGGGCTTCTTCTTGCTGACCACATCTCCAGCCAGCACGATATCGAACTTGATATCTGAAAGAATCTTCTCAGTGACGGCTTTTGCGGCTTGCTCGTTGGAGGTGGTGCAAACGCCGATCTTCAAACCAGCTGCCATGGCTTCCTTCATGAAGCGATGGATGCCCGGGCGTAAAGGGAGCTTCTCCGATTCGATCAGCTCAACGAAAATGGCGGTCTTGCGCTTGTGCATCGCCTTGATCAGGTCATCCACCTGTTCAGGCGGAATGGGCTTACTGAAACCCTTGGTCTGCAGGTGATGCTTCATGCGTTCCTTACCACCCGCAACCTGCAGCAGCTCGTGGTAGTACTCCACCGACCACTCGTCGGTAAAACCAAACTCATTGAAGGTCATATTGAAGGACACCCGGTGACCATCACGCTCGGTGTCGATGATCACTCCGTCCTGGTCGAAGAACACAGCTTTAATCTTTCCCATAATCGCTCTCCTCATTTGTGTTGACCTGCAGGTTGGGGACTCTGCCGGTTTGTATAACACCTAGCTGGTCAAAAATTCGCGGACGACCTCGACAGCCATGCGGTTCTCTTCCTTGGTGCCAATGGTGATGCGGAACCAGCCGTCTGAGCCGTATTTTTCGGTTTCGGGGCGGAAGATGAGACCCTTCGATTCAGCAAAAGCCACCATATCTTTCCCCTTCTTGCCAGTTGCCCCACAGTCAAACAGGATGTAGTTGGCCTTGGACGGGAAGATGACCAGGTTGGGGACTTCACTGAGAGCTTCGGTGATGTAATCCACCTCGGCGTTGTTGAACTTCACGCGGAAAGCCAGCGCTTCTGTATCTTCCAGGGCAGCCAGGGCAGCCCACATGGGGATGGTGCCCACATTCCACGGGAGCAAGGCAGCTGAAATCTGACCGATCACATCCTTGTCACCCATGGCATAGCCAAAGCGCAAGCCTGCCAGGCCGTAAGCCTTGGAAAGCGTGCGGGTGACAAGCACGTTCTTATACTTCTTGGTCAACTCCACCTGTGACAGCTTCAACCCGGCATACTCGACATAAGCTTCGTCGACGATGAAGGGGATACCGGTCTCGGCAATGCGCACGAAGTCCTTGGCATCCATGAAATTCCCGGTGGGATTGTTAGGATTGGCGATCACGATGATCTTGGTTTTATCGGTGATAGCCTTGAGGATCCCATCGGCATCGTAGTGCATGTATTTATCCTTGTAAACCATGGGGACACTGACCATCTTGCCACCCAGGATGGTGCCGCGCAGCTTGTAAATGCCGAAGCAGGGTGTGTGCTGGATGACCTCTTCCCCAGGTGCCAGGAAACAGCGGAAGATATTGTCATAAACCTCGCTGGAGCCATTGCCAAGCATCACATTTTCGGGGCCAGCCAGGTTGTTGATCTCGGCAATCTTACCGCGCACCACCAAGCCCTGGTCAGGATAGCGGTTGGCCATCTTGGCATACTTGATCAGCGTCTCCAAAACTTTCTCGGACGGTGGGTTAGGGTTCTCATTGGACATCATGCGGTGTAGCTCGGGTTTTCGCCAGGCCAGCTCAATGTGACCTGAGACGTACATGGGGATGCCTTTCACCCAGGGAACATAATATTCGTCGATATTCTTCATTGCTATCTTTATACTCCTAGATAATTTTAATTTAAACTATCAAGCGTGGGTCGCTGTTGATCCATGCCTTATGTTCATTATTTTTGAATGGTTAAGCTTTACCCGCACTGCCAAGCATGTCAATCCAGTGGCTGACTGCCCCACGGATCGCATTCCTGACGGCTGCATCGACCTTGCCGGGATCGTATTCCTCGCGGTGCGTGTTGATGTAATCATACTGGGCATCGATCATGGTGCGTTTCAGTTCGGTCGACACATTGAATTTCGCCCCACCCATCTCGATCAGCTTCTTGATGTAATCTTCGGGTAAACCCGTACCTCCGTGCACCACCAGGGGGGTCTTGATCGTCTTGCCGTTGAGTAGCTGGTTGATCTCGCCCAGGCGCTCAAAATCGACCTTGGGGTTCTTGGTCTTGTATACACCATGGGCGGTGCCAATGGCAGGGGCAAAGATATCCAACCCGGTGCGCTCGACGAACTCAACTGCCTGGATGGGATTAGCCAGCTGGGTCTCATCTTCAGCTACCTTGATCTGGTCTTCAACACCGCTGACGGTGCCCAGCTCGCCCTCGACAGAAATGTTCCCAAGCTTGT
This window of the Anaerolineales bacterium genome carries:
- a CDS encoding phosphatase; this encodes MRRAIMGKIKAVFFDQDGVIIDTERDGHRVSFNMTFNEFGFTDEWSVEYYHELLQVAGGKERMKHHLQTKGFSKPIPPEQVDDLIKAMHKRKTAIFVELIESEKLPLRPGIHRFMKEAMAAGLKIGVCTTSNEQAAKAVTEKILSDIKFDIVLAGDVVSKKKPDPEIYNLALSRLGLKPEEIFIVEDSKNGVLAGKAAGAKVLVTTNSYTEKEDVSSGDIIVTCLGDPDGEKGKLSKGDKTLNFDGVLHVSQVVDYFSK
- the kbaY gene encoding tagatose-bisphosphate aldolase (catalyzes the reversible reaction of dihydroxyacetone phosphate with glyceraldehyde 3-phosphate to produce tagatose 1,6-bisphosphate; in enteric bacteria there are two D-tagatose 1,6-bisphosphate-specific aldolases: KbaY (also called AgaY), involved in catabolism of N-acetyl-galactosamine and D-galactosamine, and GatY which is part of the galactitol catabolism pathway): MSIVNAKEIMVEAAKGKYAVGAFNITDINQMEGVIEAAVAKKAPLIIQTSVKPSKFLGVDVLVAVYKTIASSAPIPICLHLDHCTEVEHCKICADAGYTNIMIDASKKSFDENIQQTKEVVDYCHKLGNISVEGELGTVSGVEDQIKVAEDETQLANPIQAVEFVERTGLDIFAPAIGTAHGVYKTKNPKVDFERLGEINQLLNGKTIKTPLVVHGGTGLPEDYIKKLIEMGGAKFNVSTELKRTMIDAQYDYINTHREEYDPGKVDAAVRNAIRGAVSHWIDMLGSAGKA